A single genomic interval of uncultured Pseudodesulfovibrio sp. harbors:
- the mazG gene encoding nucleoside triphosphate pyrophosphohydrolase, translating to MSDMNSTPQAAALQELLDVIHALIAPDGCPWDREQTPLTMCDYLAEEAFELIEGIRSGDKAEAMEELGDVIFILIFIATLYEREKAFTLTESLKHITAKMIRRHPHVFADKHFKDTEEIWDNWEKTKRKENEGTKKKHVFDSLPKGLPPLLKAYRINSKAARNKFTWDSDEAVENQLKEEWTEWQDAMKAQDAAASEQEFGDYLFTLVELGRRKGIKANSALDFANQKFLGRFGKMEKLAEQRDLHINDMDLDAMNELWDEVKESE from the coding sequence ATGAGCGATATGAACAGCACCCCGCAGGCTGCGGCCTTGCAGGAGCTTCTTGACGTCATCCATGCCCTCATAGCCCCGGACGGCTGCCCGTGGGACCGGGAACAAACCCCGCTGACCATGTGCGACTATCTTGCCGAGGAAGCCTTTGAACTCATCGAGGGCATACGCTCCGGCGACAAGGCCGAAGCCATGGAAGAACTCGGCGACGTCATTTTCATCCTCATATTCATAGCCACGCTCTATGAACGGGAAAAAGCCTTCACCCTGACCGAATCGCTCAAGCACATCACCGCCAAAATGATTCGCCGTCACCCGCATGTATTTGCCGACAAGCATTTCAAGGATACCGAAGAAATCTGGGACAACTGGGAAAAAACCAAACGCAAGGAAAATGAAGGCACGAAGAAAAAACATGTCTTCGACTCCCTTCCCAAAGGCCTCCCCCCCCTGCTCAAGGCCTACCGCATCAACTCAAAGGCGGCCCGCAACAAGTTCACCTGGGATTCGGATGAAGCTGTCGAAAATCAGTTGAAGGAAGAATGGACGGAATGGCAGGACGCGATGAAGGCTCAGGATGCCGCCGCCTCGGAACAGGAATTCGGCGATTATCTTTTCACATTGGTAGAGTTGGGCAGACGCAAGGGAATCAAGGCGAACAGCGCGCTTGATTTTGCCAACCAGAAATTTCTCGGACGATTCGGCAAGATGGAAAAATTGGCAGAGCAACGCGACCTGCACATCAACGACATGGACCTCGACGCCATGAACGAACTGTGGGACGAGGTCAAGGAATCCGAGTAG
- a CDS encoding FapA family protein gives MATGNEETLCPMTKDHISPLCDFALPVVPGQPIAKLNQDHLPDAIPPDSDKKISYQEANLECDPKAATLTATAVGMLEATPKGMLVVPLWSTSDDGQTLSMDFFPTDCFGKNISDDKYRSALPDGCRGVDNDALDDAVAKAQKENTPVKGIKIAKGQLPLNGRDGEIQLKFRKDSSVGEVKKDGTVDFRERGGTFCVGEGDEIAILIPPTNGVPGFDVLGNEIPAENGQPQTIKAGNNVTASDGDGGTTVFTAAVPGMVVYKEGSLAISDVLEINSDVDLASGNVHVAKGSILIKGTVTTGTEVSAEENVVVDVVVENAIIKAGADVNVGGGILMEEGGLIEAGGNVTAKFIRNATIHAGGDVVVDVDIANCDIVAGGRIIAESDKGIVNGGNYVCAGMNVAEVGTDTGTLTSVTLALPGSEDPSLDQEDAAIRERIDELGKFIGTEDPKKTLLMAPKEDRAIIAELFKIKAHLLKELANNEKKKDEMLMAQSKELAKIKLRARKTTHAGVTINIGDRSITLNKAEQASKFHWDAEQCGIAITGL, from the coding sequence ATGGCCACCGGCAATGAAGAAACACTCTGCCCCATGACAAAGGACCACATATCCCCGCTCTGCGACTTCGCCCTCCCCGTGGTCCCGGGACAGCCCATTGCCAAACTGAATCAAGATCATCTGCCTGATGCAATCCCCCCGGATAGCGACAAGAAAATCAGTTATCAGGAAGCAAACCTCGAATGTGACCCAAAGGCGGCCACACTCACGGCAACCGCTGTCGGCATGCTTGAAGCAACCCCCAAAGGCATGCTGGTCGTCCCGCTCTGGTCGACATCAGACGATGGGCAGACGCTTTCAATGGACTTCTTTCCCACAGATTGCTTCGGAAAAAATATTTCCGACGACAAGTACCGCTCCGCCCTTCCCGATGGGTGCAGAGGAGTGGACAATGACGCTTTGGATGACGCCGTCGCCAAAGCGCAGAAAGAGAACACCCCGGTCAAGGGAATCAAGATTGCCAAAGGCCAACTGCCGCTCAACGGACGTGACGGAGAAATTCAACTCAAGTTCAGAAAAGACAGCTCGGTAGGCGAAGTAAAAAAAGACGGCACTGTGGACTTCCGCGAACGTGGCGGCACTTTCTGCGTGGGAGAAGGCGACGAAATCGCCATCCTGATACCGCCCACCAACGGTGTTCCCGGATTCGACGTACTCGGCAACGAGATCCCCGCAGAGAACGGGCAACCACAAACCATCAAGGCGGGCAACAACGTTACCGCTTCAGACGGAGACGGAGGAACCACGGTTTTCACTGCCGCTGTTCCGGGCATGGTGGTTTACAAGGAAGGCTCGCTAGCCATTTCCGATGTTCTGGAGATCAACTCCGACGTGGACCTCGCTTCCGGCAACGTACATGTGGCAAAAGGATCCATTCTCATCAAAGGGACCGTGACCACCGGCACGGAAGTTTCGGCCGAGGAAAACGTCGTGGTCGACGTTGTGGTCGAAAACGCCATCATCAAGGCGGGGGCCGACGTCAACGTAGGCGGCGGCATACTCATGGAAGAAGGCGGACTCATCGAAGCGGGCGGCAATGTAACGGCAAAATTCATTCGCAACGCCACCATCCACGCTGGCGGCGACGTTGTCGTGGATGTGGACATTGCCAACTGCGACATCGTGGCCGGAGGCCGGATCATCGCCGAATCTGACAAGGGAATCGTCAACGGTGGGAATTACGTATGTGCAGGCATGAACGTCGCGGAAGTAGGCACTGATACCGGCACATTGACCTCTGTAACATTGGCCCTTCCCGGTAGCGAGGACCCCTCTCTGGATCAAGAGGACGCCGCCATCCGTGAACGCATTGACGAACTAGGGAAATTCATCGGAACGGAAGACCCCAAAAAAACTCTGCTGATGGCACCGAAGGAAGACCGGGCAATCATAGCCGAACTTTTCAAGATCAAGGCTCATCTCCTGAAAGAACTCGCTAACAATGAAAAGAAAAAAGACGAAATGCTGATGGCGCAAAGCAAAGAACTCGCCAAAATAAAACTCAGAGCCAGAAAGACAACCCATGCTGGAGTGACCATCAACATCGGAGACCGTTCCATCACGCTGAACAAGGCGGAACAGGCCTCCAAATTCCACTGGGATGCGGAACAATGCGGCATCGCCATCACCGGCTTATAG
- a CDS encoding HD domain-containing phosphohydrolase, with protein MAKPKILLVTTDPKCAKETMATLTGEFDATQLDNGEEALALLARDSRFMVLLSGPDLPGMSGLELLTAAYEKHPQTIRIMVIDDRDFETAEAAINKAHVANLLSKPFPQELLLKTISNAVVSFKRERAEMEAMKDTLLGSVRTLVAILEITHPLAVRRSKRIRRRAQRICKDLKAMPPQMMDMIVLLSNIGCVGLPEGLLKKMEMGKNITKQDMKQFRTHPIIAARLLEGMPRMGKMAAAIRHQNTACSQNPPLGARILKVCVDIDQMELNGSDPDKAIKYMRSKPEIYDQKVVESLAKHRDEHGKTIDNPLNVSDLQPGMIMQKDMVTEEGAILLHKGERLSEASHMRVQAFSDLLKIREPIHAHLPPA; from the coding sequence ATGGCAAAGCCCAAGATACTGCTCGTCACCACTGACCCGAAGTGTGCAAAAGAAACCATGGCCACACTGACCGGGGAGTTCGATGCAACCCAACTGGACAACGGGGAAGAAGCACTGGCCCTGCTCGCCAGGGACAGCCGCTTCATGGTGCTCCTTTCCGGCCCCGACCTTCCGGGCATGAGCGGGCTGGAACTACTGACAGCCGCATATGAAAAACATCCGCAGACCATACGGATCATGGTAATCGATGACCGCGACTTTGAAACAGCGGAAGCAGCCATCAACAAGGCCCATGTCGCCAACCTGCTCAGCAAGCCATTCCCACAGGAATTGCTTTTGAAAACGATTTCCAATGCTGTTGTTTCATTCAAGCGGGAACGGGCCGAGATGGAAGCCATGAAGGACACCCTGCTCGGCAGTGTTCGCACACTGGTAGCCATTCTTGAAATCACGCACCCGCTTGCCGTACGCCGAAGCAAACGGATCAGACGGCGCGCACAGCGGATATGCAAGGACCTCAAGGCCATGCCTCCCCAGATGATGGACATGATCGTGCTTCTCTCCAATATCGGCTGCGTAGGCTTGCCCGAAGGCCTGCTCAAAAAAATGGAAATGGGCAAAAACATCACCAAGCAGGACATGAAGCAATTCCGTACGCATCCTATCATCGCCGCCAGACTGCTGGAAGGCATGCCGCGCATGGGCAAAATGGCGGCAGCCATCCGCCACCAGAACACGGCCTGCTCCCAGAATCCCCCTCTCGGTGCACGCATTCTCAAAGTCTGCGTGGATATCGACCAAATGGAACTCAATGGTTCAGATCCGGACAAAGCCATAAAGTACATGCGGTCCAAACCGGAGATTTACGACCAAAAAGTAGTGGAGTCTCTTGCCAAACACCGGGATGAACACGGCAAAACCATCGACAACCCGCTCAATGTCTCGGATCTGCAACCCGGCATGATAATGCAGAAGGACATGGTAACCGAAGAGGGAGCCATTCTCCTGCACAAGGGAGAACGCCTGAGCGAAGCGTCGCACATGCGCGTTCAGGCCTTCAGCGACCTGCTGAAAATCAGGGAACCGATCCACGCACACCTTCCCCCGGCATAA
- the katG gene encoding catalase/peroxidase HPI, translating into MSDAKKCPVTGHTGSQTTGRGTSNRDWWPNQVNLDILHQHSSKSNPMGETFDYAEAFQTLDLAALKKDIFELMTTSQDWWPADYGHYGPLFIRMAWHSAGTYRTGDGRGGAGSGNQRFAPLNSWPDNVNLDKARRLLWPIKQKYGRKISWADLMIYAGNCALESMGLKLFGFAGGREDIWEPEEDTYWGTEETWLGDKRYTGDRELENPLAAVQMGLIYVNPEGPNGEPSAIASGRDIRDTFARMAMNDEETVALVAGGHTFGKCHGAGDAAHVGPEPEGAAIEEQGLGWKSDFGSGKGGDTISSGIEGAWTPTPIQWDNSYFDTLFGYDWDLVKSPAGAWQWIPTDPDAGTTVPDAHDPSKRHAPMMTTADLALRMDPIYGPISKRFHENPEEFADAFARAWFKLTHRDMGPRSRYLGPEIPDEELIWQDPVPAVTHELIDQQDIAALKSKILASQLSVSQLVATAWASASTFRGSDKRGGANGARIRLAPQKDWEVNQPTELSAVLQVLGEIQKEFNDTQSGAKRVSLADLIVLGGCAGVEQAAKDAGHDVTVPFTPGRTDASQDQTDVKSFAVLEPAADGFRNYLKTQYAVSAEELLVDQAQLLTLTAPEMTVLIGGMRVLNTNFGQSQHGVFTKHPETLSNDFFVNLLDLSTAWTPSSKPGLFEGRDRTTDTLKWTATRVDLVFGSNSRLRALAEVYGCADSKKKFVTDFIAAWNKVMNLDRFDLD; encoded by the coding sequence ATGAGTGACGCCAAGAAATGTCCGGTAACGGGACACACTGGCAGCCAGACAACAGGCCGAGGCACTTCAAACAGGGACTGGTGGCCCAATCAGGTCAATCTCGACATTCTGCACCAGCACTCCTCCAAGTCCAACCCGATGGGCGAAACGTTCGACTACGCTGAAGCATTTCAAACCCTCGATCTTGCCGCCCTGAAAAAAGACATCTTCGAACTGATGACCACATCACAGGACTGGTGGCCTGCGGACTACGGGCATTACGGCCCCCTGTTCATCCGAATGGCGTGGCACAGCGCAGGCACCTACCGCACCGGTGACGGGCGAGGCGGCGCAGGGTCCGGAAACCAGCGATTTGCCCCCCTTAATAGCTGGCCCGACAACGTCAATCTCGACAAAGCGCGTAGGCTGCTTTGGCCCATCAAGCAAAAGTACGGCAGGAAAATTTCATGGGCCGACCTTATGATCTATGCAGGCAACTGCGCTCTGGAATCCATGGGCCTGAAACTGTTCGGTTTCGCCGGGGGCCGCGAAGACATATGGGAACCGGAAGAAGACACCTACTGGGGAACCGAGGAAACATGGCTCGGCGACAAGCGGTACACAGGAGACCGGGAACTGGAAAACCCGCTCGCCGCCGTGCAGATGGGCCTTATTTACGTAAACCCGGAAGGGCCGAACGGCGAACCGAGTGCCATCGCTTCTGGCCGGGATATTCGCGACACCTTCGCACGCATGGCCATGAACGATGAGGAGACCGTCGCACTCGTCGCCGGGGGGCACACCTTCGGGAAATGCCATGGAGCCGGAGACGCAGCGCATGTCGGACCGGAACCGGAAGGAGCCGCCATTGAGGAACAGGGGCTTGGCTGGAAAAGCGATTTCGGCAGCGGAAAAGGTGGTGACACCATTTCCAGCGGCATCGAAGGAGCATGGACCCCGACCCCAATCCAATGGGACAACAGCTACTTCGACACGCTGTTCGGCTACGACTGGGACTTGGTGAAAAGCCCTGCCGGAGCGTGGCAATGGATTCCGACCGATCCGGACGCCGGGACGACCGTGCCGGATGCCCACGATCCGTCCAAACGGCACGCGCCCATGATGACCACGGCGGACCTCGCGTTGAGAATGGACCCGATCTATGGCCCCATTTCAAAACGGTTTCACGAAAACCCGGAAGAATTCGCGGACGCATTCGCCCGGGCATGGTTCAAGCTGACGCACCGCGACATGGGACCACGCTCACGCTATCTCGGCCCAGAAATCCCCGACGAAGAACTCATCTGGCAGGACCCGGTCCCCGCAGTCACCCATGAATTGATCGACCAGCAGGACATCGCTGCCCTCAAGAGCAAGATTCTGGCGTCGCAGCTCTCCGTTTCCCAATTGGTTGCGACCGCATGGGCCTCGGCCTCCACATTCCGCGGGTCCGACAAACGCGGCGGAGCAAACGGAGCACGCATCCGTCTTGCACCGCAAAAGGATTGGGAAGTGAACCAGCCGACAGAACTGTCTGCCGTGTTGCAGGTTCTCGGCGAAATCCAAAAGGAATTCAACGACACACAGTCCGGCGCAAAGCGGGTGTCACTGGCTGACCTCATTGTTCTGGGCGGCTGCGCGGGAGTGGAACAGGCTGCAAAGGACGCAGGTCATGACGTGACCGTTCCCTTCACTCCGGGACGCACGGACGCCTCACAGGATCAGACAGACGTGAAATCCTTTGCCGTGCTGGAACCCGCGGCAGACGGATTCCGCAATTATCTCAAAACCCAATACGCAGTGTCAGCGGAAGAACTGCTCGTGGATCAGGCACAACTGCTGACACTCACCGCCCCTGAAATGACTGTTCTCATCGGCGGCATGCGGGTCCTGAATACCAACTTCGGGCAGTCGCAGCATGGCGTCTTCACCAAACACCCGGAAACACTCAGCAACGACTTCTTCGTCAACCTGCTCGACCTATCCACGGCATGGACACCTTCCTCGAAACCGGGACTGTTCGAAGGACGTGACAGAACCACAGACACACTCAAATGGACAGCAACCCGCGTGGACCTCGTTTTCGGTTCGAATTCACGGCTTCGCGCTCTTGCTGAAGTCTATGGCTGTGCGGATTCCAAGAAAAAATTCGTAACCGACTTCATCGCGGCATGGAACAAAGTAATGAATCTTGACCGCTTCGACCTCGACTGA
- the rfbC gene encoding dTDP-4-dehydrorhamnose 3,5-epimerase has product MQVHETGFPGLYVLVPHVFQDERGFFLESYNRERFKELGINSEFVQDNHAYSRESGVLRGFHFQLPPAAQAKLVWVTRGAVLDVVVDLRKGSPTFGKWRHVILSAANFKRMFIPRGFGHAYVTIMPDTEFQYKVDAPYSPENDCGIVWNDPDIAMDWSPALAGREPILSEKDHRLTKLADFDSPFIYEE; this is encoded by the coding sequence ATGCAGGTCCATGAGACCGGATTTCCCGGTCTGTACGTTTTGGTTCCTCATGTTTTTCAGGATGAGAGAGGTTTTTTTCTGGAAAGCTACAATCGGGAGCGGTTCAAAGAGCTCGGCATCAACAGTGAATTCGTGCAGGATAATCACGCATATTCACGGGAATCCGGCGTACTTCGGGGTTTTCATTTTCAATTGCCGCCTGCGGCTCAGGCCAAGCTTGTCTGGGTGACTCGCGGGGCGGTGCTGGATGTTGTGGTTGATTTGCGTAAAGGCTCGCCTACTTTCGGCAAGTGGCGGCATGTCATTCTGAGTGCTGCCAATTTCAAGCGGATGTTCATTCCGCGCGGGTTCGGGCATGCCTATGTGACCATCATGCCGGACACGGAATTCCAGTATAAGGTCGATGCGCCGTATTCGCCCGAGAACGACTGCGGCATCGTCTGGAACGATCCTGACATTGCCATGGACTGGAGTCCCGCTCTTGCCGGTCGTGAGCCGATTTTATCGGAAAAAGACCACAGATTGACGAAACTGGCTGATTTTGATTCTCCCTTCATTTATGAGGAATAA
- a CDS encoding CvpA family protein has translation MNFLDIILICIVGIFLIRGFFRGLVQEILSLTAIVLAIFLASNYQHLIVPHLELYIKSEITVSALAYVLIFFGTLVVFWLIAKAIRTMLDISLLGWVDRAAGGIFGMLEGVLIGLIVLMFLHAFAPKSEWLSESYIAPRSQHMLQLVGDLAPNSVRNALESRGFAFPSAQEAIDSAKEVIGLDDEQPQE, from the coding sequence ATGAATTTTCTTGATATCATCCTTATTTGCATTGTCGGCATATTTCTCATCCGGGGCTTTTTCCGCGGCCTTGTTCAGGAAATCCTGTCACTGACGGCCATTGTGCTGGCAATATTTCTGGCATCCAACTATCAGCACCTCATCGTCCCTCACCTTGAGCTGTATATCAAAAGCGAAATCACGGTCAGCGCACTGGCCTATGTACTAATATTCTTCGGCACACTCGTTGTCTTCTGGCTTATCGCAAAAGCCATTCGCACCATGCTCGACATCTCTCTGCTGGGCTGGGTAGACAGGGCTGCCGGAGGCATTTTCGGCATGCTGGAAGGCGTACTCATCGGACTGATCGTCCTGATGTTTCTTCATGCCTTCGCACCCAAATCCGAATGGCTCAGTGAATCATACATCGCCCCCCGTTCACAGCACATGCTGCAACTGGTCGGGGACTTGGCTCCCAACTCCGTACGCAATGCGCTTGAATCCCGAGGATTTGCCTTCCCGTCCGCACAGGAAGCCATTGACTCCGCCAAGGAAGTCATTGGCCTTGACGACGAACAGCCGCAGGAATAA
- a CDS encoding mannose-1-phosphate guanylyltransferase/mannose-6-phosphate isomerase encodes MSETKQPRAAFAGQCHAIILAGGSGTRLWPLSRNLLPKQLLVLGGELTLLQQTVTRVLDAFEPSRIWVVTNEEHVFEVRKQIAEIDSELEGQVLAEPLSRNTLPAIMLGLEKVASVDEKALAAVFPSDHLIRDNKAWTNDLVRASELAVEKRFVTFGVEPSKPETGYGYITLGREIGEGAFEVNGFVEKPELSTAEEFLRAGTHYWNSGMFLFRVKDFLRQVAKCQPELWDWWMAREESSMVQGYRDIPNISVDYGVVEKIDNIAVIRAGFDWDDLGSWEAMYRLGSKDENGNVIQGDVLAMDCRNSLLISEGGKLAAVGLDNMIMVQTRDATLSCPMDDVQSVRTVVDRLKSEGSKLVESHPTVVRPWGSYSVLEEGPHYKIKRIQVNPGARLSSQMHHHRSEHWVVVDGTAEVEVDREPRILVENQSVDIPKASQHRLANPGKVPLNIIEIQSGPYLEEDDIVRFDDVYGRVKK; translated from the coding sequence ATGTCTGAAACCAAGCAGCCTCGTGCGGCGTTCGCCGGACAATGTCATGCCATTATTCTGGCTGGCGGTTCCGGTACCCGCCTCTGGCCGTTGAGTCGTAATCTCTTGCCAAAACAACTACTGGTTCTTGGCGGCGAACTGACCTTGCTTCAGCAGACCGTTACCCGCGTTCTTGATGCGTTTGAGCCTTCGCGTATATGGGTCGTCACTAACGAAGAACACGTTTTCGAGGTACGCAAGCAGATCGCTGAAATCGATTCCGAACTGGAGGGGCAGGTGCTGGCCGAGCCGTTGAGCCGGAATACCTTGCCCGCCATCATGCTCGGGCTTGAAAAAGTTGCAAGTGTCGACGAAAAGGCGCTGGCCGCGGTTTTTCCCTCAGACCACCTGATTCGTGACAACAAGGCATGGACGAATGATTTGGTGCGTGCCTCCGAGTTGGCGGTGGAGAAGCGTTTTGTCACTTTCGGAGTGGAGCCGTCCAAGCCTGAAACAGGGTATGGATACATTACGCTTGGCCGTGAGATCGGTGAAGGTGCTTTTGAAGTCAATGGGTTTGTGGAAAAACCGGAACTGTCCACTGCAGAGGAGTTTCTTCGGGCGGGAACGCATTACTGGAACAGCGGAATGTTTCTGTTCCGGGTCAAGGACTTTTTGCGGCAGGTTGCCAAATGTCAGCCCGAGCTGTGGGATTGGTGGATGGCGCGTGAAGAGTCGTCGATGGTGCAGGGGTACCGTGATATACCCAACATATCAGTCGATTATGGTGTCGTTGAAAAGATAGACAATATTGCTGTCATCCGTGCCGGATTCGACTGGGATGATCTCGGCAGTTGGGAGGCCATGTATCGGCTCGGTTCCAAGGACGAGAACGGGAATGTCATTCAGGGCGATGTGCTTGCCATGGACTGTCGGAATTCCCTGCTTATCAGCGAAGGTGGCAAGCTCGCGGCTGTCGGACTTGATAATATGATTATGGTCCAGACCCGTGATGCCACGCTGAGTTGCCCCATGGATGATGTGCAGTCCGTACGTACAGTAGTTGACAGGTTGAAGTCCGAAGGCAGCAAGCTGGTGGAAAGTCATCCTACGGTTGTTCGTCCCTGGGGGAGCTACTCGGTTCTGGAAGAAGGGCCGCATTATAAAATCAAACGCATTCAGGTGAACCCGGGCGCTCGTCTGAGTTCGCAGATGCACCATCATCGCAGCGAACATTGGGTTGTTGTTGATGGAACGGCAGAGGTGGAAGTGGATCGGGAACCGCGGATTCTGGTGGAGAACCAATCCGTTGATATCCCGAAGGCTTCCCAGCATCGTCTGGCCAATCCGGGCAAGGTCCCGCTTAATATCATAGAGATACAAAGTGGGCCGTATCTGGAAGAAGATGACATCGTCAGGTTTGACGATGTCTATGGTCGGGTGAAGAAATAA